The genome window TATACACGCTTTATAGTACCTATTTAATGAGATGGAATATTTGTAGGCTTTGACTGCTGGATCAGTGTTGCCAGCGAATGTACTACCTCTAGCTATGGGACCAGACAAGGATCAAGTCAGTTGTAATGGTTACAAGGTAAATGGTTATGAATTTCATACCAAGGCATATGGGTTCGGTAAAAGAACAACAAACTCAGGAGTGTGTGTCCAAGGGGATAGTTGCAATGAACTTAATCAAGTATTTTATGGGGAGTTGGAAGAAATCATAGAGTTATCTTACAAGGGTACATATGGGGGTCATATTAACTTGTTCAAGTGTCGTTGGTTCGACTTAGAAAAAGGGAGACGTGTTGATAGACATGGAATTGTTGACATCGACCTCCATAAGTCTGCATACTCTAATGAACCGTTCGTTTTACCAACTCAAACTACACAAGTGTACTACACTCCTACTCCTGGTAGAAAAAGGGATAGGCCACCTGCAAACTGGCAAGTTGTAATACATACCCCCGCACGTAGACGTGAAGAAGTAATTGCTGGGGATGTTTATCAAGAGCAGACGCTTCATAAACCAAATGTGATTAATGTGGAAGATGATGAAGTAATCCAattagatgatgaaaatgaagcaCATGAAATAGATCCTGAGTTATTACTTGTAGAGGATGACATTGATACAGACAACGAAGAGTTATTGACAGACACAGACACTGAAATAGACACCGATGAAGATGATGGTTATGAATCTGCAAAAGAAGATGATTCTGACTCCGATAGCTCGGACAATGGCACCTAAACATGATCTGGATACTTagtaacataaatattagttcttgttgagatttttatttattgataCATTCAAAACTTTCATTATATCATGGATGATGTTCAACACCATTggttaaaaagtttttattacATCTTTAGTGTTTATGTAAATTACTAAAACCATAAGTATATTGCGATATTATCGCTACATTTCTGGTTCATATAAAAACATTAAGAAAATTCAttatttagtatttaaatatttgCAATAATACAACTTACATGTTGACATTGTTTTTAGCctgttatttgtttttatattgttCCAATTGTATATCTGTGGTTAGGGTAAGGAATCATGCCTAAATAGTAattgattcttttgatattttaatgatggttggatatatatatatatatatatatatatatatatatatatatatatagtccatGATTCTTGCTTCTGCTAGTTGCCTCACGACTTGTTAGATATATACTTGTAAAACATTATATAATCCACGGGTCTAATAATATGCATTGactatatatctatatgtttGCCCCTGCTTATTTCCCCATCTTTGTTACATGTATACAGATGGATTCCACAGCTCCTAAAAAGCGTGGCTTGGGTAGGGGGCCCACTCAAATCCCCAGGGCACCTACTAACCCAGACGACCGGGAACTTATTCAACTTCGTCAAACCCCATATAACGTGTACATATCTACTCATACCCACCTTTAAGAACTTATATCATCCTCATTGGCATAATACTTAGTGATTAATGACTTTGTTGTTTATTGTAGTGATTTTGCAGATCATAGAATTGTGAAGTGCATCTCTCAGCTGTGCCTTCAGAATTGGCCTACCCCTGCCATTAGGTGGGTTAGCACACCTACAGCACATAAGGATGCAGTATGGGCTGAATTTCAGGTACTACAATGATGAAATTTAATTATTGATTTGTAAAGTCATAACACTtaaaacatgaaaattattACTCATAGTGCTAGCTATATGGTTCTTCTCTTGTTCGTCAATTTATTAATGATCATGTCATGTCATTCTAGCCTGCTAATGACTACTTTATGTGTTTGGAAATAGAAAAGTCCTTTAACATTAGCTtggaaaaataatatactttaTTGTTATCTTGTCGTGCTTTTGAACACTAAACTATATCGGGTACTATATTTTTAggctataatattttataattcgaCCAAAAAAGTGAACATACATAGACAAAAAAGATTTTTGTGTGCACCATTAGTttatttagcttgtttcattaacaacaaaattaatgtatatttcTAATTGTGTACTATTAACAAATTGCTACATTAATGTATTTTTTCCTATTGAACTCTTTATGCAGAAACGATACAGGTGGGCGGATGAAGACGGTCCTACTATTTCTGATCTGTTTTGGAGAAAATGTGCAGATCGAACCAAAGACAATTTGTCAAAAGAGCGCACAAAAGCCCTGCAGAATGCTAGCAATGCATTTCCAGGTCAAGGGGATTTGCATATGCATAAGTTTAACCCATGGTGGTGTAGCGCTGATATTTGGGCTCAGATGTGTGCTCAGTGGACAGAGCCTGAGTTTGTGCACAAAAGTAATACTGCCTCGGGAAATAGATGTGGAGGTGCTGAGAAGGCAAAAGGTACATACAAGGGAGGTAGTATATCCCAGGGGCAGCATATGGCTAACAAGGTATGTATGCATAGCTTCGATGTGTGTCACCACCATCACATGTTTACTTCTCAATTATTGGAAATATGTTTTGTACAGGAGTCTCAATCTCAGGGTACTATCAACTGGTTGGATGTGTACGTGGCTACTCGTGAAGGCATACCTGCTGCTCAGGAAGTAGCGGTAATAAAACTAAACTTTTATACATTTATTATGTCCAAGTTAGTTGTGGTTCTACTAAAGAATAGAATATAAGGAAATTAGATTTATGGTTGTTATTAGTATAAaggtataatatataattaagcatATAATATTGGCATAAATCTCTAGAGTTTACAAAATTGAGTTTTAACTAACTAATCATAAATATGATGACAGAAAAATTATCGCACTTTAGTTGCTGAGCGCTATCCTGAGGGCACTCAGCCCCCGAATATTGATCAGGAGCTTTGGGAGAGGGCCTCTATTGTGAAGAAGAACTATGTCAAGGGTCAGGGACAACGAAGACGCCCATCTATCTTTGGCTCAACCTGTAGCACACAGTCTTCACAGTCACCGAGTCATCCACCTGTTCATACTCCTGCTGACTGTGTTCGAGCTATATGTCAGGATCGAGCGCTTCTTCGTGTATTAGGAGGACATCTTGGGCTTATGGATCCTGATGAGTTAGCTCGTGCTGTGGCTGAGGCAGCAGCATCGCAGCAAAGTGATGGTAGGCAGGTATATAATTGTTAACTgcaattttgttattaatttttgaagttTGTTTTTCATGTTTACAGTTCATATACAACTGAGATTTCACTTCTTTAATTGATTTGATGATGACAGGGTGATCGTGATGACCAGGATGCTGATGATTATGATCATGATGCTGATATTGGAGGATCTTAGTGTATCAACAAAGTGATGGTCGTAAGGTATTAATCTATTTAATAGTTAACTTCAATTGTGTTATTAACTGCTGAAGTCTGTTTTCATATTCAATTGTTTATATGCCATGTAGATTCACTTCTTCAAATGACATTGACAGGGTGATCATGCCGATTAGGATGCTGATGTTGGAGGATCTTCGAGCATTTAGGTGTTAGTATTGTACTGCTTGGATGATATTTGGAACATATGGTTGTGTTGCTGAAATTTTAAGGATATTGATGTAAACTTTGAGGTTAATTAGGATTTCTTCTATTGTTGGGTTATTCACCGTGAAATTGTTGAGATAAAGTTGTTATTGTTTGTGGGAAAAGCAGGTACAAACTGAAATTATGTAAatctgcaaaaaaaataaaaaaaaatttaaaaaaaaattggcttTAGCTACCGCAAGCAGTAGCCAATGCTGGTAGCAAAAGCTTTCAAACTTAGCGACGCACAGCGGTCGCAAATACCTGTAGCTATATTTGCTACGGAAATCCGTAGCCAATCGGTCGCTAACTTTAGCTACAAAATTCTGTAGCGAATCCGTCGCAACAGACAGCAACGGCGATCGGTAGCTACTGTCGGTCGCAAACAGTAGCGACCATCGGTCGCAAAAATGGTCGCTGACACGTGGTATTCGGCAGTCCTGTGCTGACTCAGACTAGCGACAACTTCGGTCGCCAAAAGCTGTCGCTAAAGAGTCGGTCGCTGAAGGTTGTCGCTAGAGTGCATGCCAGCGACGAGATTATATGCGacagttttcttgtagtgttgtttccgggctcaaatgagtcaagaatgaaactacaagttgattctaattttaaacaaccgaaaataaagctacaagttgtttccaaattcaatctagccaataataaagcaacaagttgtttccggctcaaacga of Daucus carota subsp. sativus chromosome 3, DH1 v3.0, whole genome shotgun sequence contains these proteins:
- the LOC108213359 gene encoding uncharacterized protein LOC108213359, with protein sequence MDSTAPKKRGLGRGPTQIPRAPTNPDDRELIQLRQTPYNVDFADHRIVKCISQLCLQNWPTPAIRWVSTPTAHKDAVWAEFQKRYRWADEDGPTISDLFWRKCADRTKDNLSKERTKALQNASNAFPGQGDLHMHKFNPWWCSADIWAQMCAQWTEPEFVHKSNTASGNRCGGAEKAKGTYKGGSISQGQHMANKESQSQGTINWLDVYVATREGIPAAQEVAKNYRTLVAERYPEGTQPPNIDQELWERASIVKKNYVKGQGQRRRPSIFGSTCSTQSSQSPSHPPVHTPADCVRAICQDRALLRVLGGHLGLMDPDELARAVAEAAASQQSDGRQGDRDDQDADDYDHDADIGGS